The following proteins come from a genomic window of Mobula hypostoma chromosome 15, sMobHyp1.1, whole genome shotgun sequence:
- the glyctk gene encoding glycerate kinase, with the protein MVSSFRRYLWLCSNHQFICKNWQPRRFPMCASVINREMTLKQKGLEIFQTAINAVLPQNIIKDNVSMEGERLLIQRQSFRVHKNVHLAGFGKAVMGMAAAMEQILGDHLVKGVISVPLGIQNDLQLTGKEDMLLKPQTKIQVMEGAQHNLPDENSLKAANSIHRLAEELTEHDLLLVLISGGGSALLPAPIPPVTLKEKQYLTKQLASKGATIQELNTIRTSLSLLKGGGLARAAYPAQVVSLILSDVIGDNLESIASGPTVANLQSKEDSFKILSKYHLLSSIPKSVKEVLSQPNTRMDEEKSQDLAHVSNFIVGSNTIALEEAKCKSEHLGYKSCILSTGVNGDVRTVARLYSLMIKYVCSVLAAHSSVCVQATRVKGELLQIIENLKLPDFQLDSCLELLENVLSSGKPICLLAGGETTVHLQGKGKGGRNQELALHVALELYQAKSSIPQDPLTEHEIVFLSAGTDGQDGPTDAAGAFAYTQLVEKASHEGLNVEDFLNNNDSFTFFTKFNKGADLIVTGLTSTNVMDVQAIIIHPKGT; encoded by the exons ATGGTCTCTTCATTTAGAAGATACTTGTGGCTTTGTTCCAATCATCAATTCATTTGTAAGAACTGGCAACCGAGGAGATTTCCAATGTGCGCTTCTGTAATCAACAGAGAAATGACCCTTAAGCAGAAGGGCCTGGAGATCTTTCAGACTGCAATCAATGCCGTTCTGCCTCAAAATATAATCAAGGATAATGTTAGCATGGAAGGAGAGAGGCTGCTGATACAACGTCAGTCTTTCCGAGTCCACAAAAATGTCCACCTTGCCGGATTTGGGAAGGCAGTGATGGGAATGGCAGCTGCTATGGAACAGATACTTGGAGACCATTTGGTCAAAGGAGTGATCAGTGTTCCTCTTGGGATTCAGAATGATCTTCAGCTGACTGGAAAAGA GGACATGCTTTTAAAGCCACAGACAAAAATACAGGTAATGGAAGGAGCACAACATAATCTTCCTGATGAGAATTCTTTAAAGGCAGCAAACAGTATCCATCGCTTAGCTGAAGAACTCACTGAACATGACTTGTTACTTGTGCTAATCTCAG GAGGGGGATCTGCTTTATTACCAGCACCAATCCCCCCTGTCACTTTGAAAGAGAAACAGTACCTGACAAAACAACTTGCCTCTAAAGGTGCAACTATTCAGGAACTCAACACCATTCGCACGTCCCTCTCTCTGCTGAAAGGTGGAGGTTTGGCAAGAGCTGCATACCCTGCACAG GTGGTGAGCCTAATCCTGTCGGATGTTATTGGCGACAATCTGGAATCCATAGCTAGTGGCCCGACTGTAGCAAACCTGCAAAGTAAGGAAGACAGTTTCAAGATTTTGTCAAAATACCATTTATTATCATCCATACCAAAGTCTGTGAAAGAAGTTCTATCTCAGCCTAACACAAGAATGGACGAAGAGAAATCACAAGATCTTGCTCATGTTTCTAATTTTATTGTGGGATCAAATACAATTGCCTTAGAGGAAGCAAAATGCAAATCTGAGCACTTGGGTTACAAGAGTTGTATCTTGTCCACTGGAGTGAATGGAGATGTGAGGACTGTGGCCAGACTGTACAGTCTTATGATCAAATATGTATGCTCAGTTCTGGCAGCTCATAGTTCAGTGTGCGTGCAGGCAACTAGAGTGAAAGGTGAGCTGCTGCAGATCATTGAAAACTTGAAGCTTCCTGATTTCCAATTGGACAGCTGTTTGGAGCTCTTAGAAAATGTGCTGAGTTCAGGGAAACCGATATGTCTTTTGGCAGGAGGTGAAACTACAGTTCATCTGCAGGGTAAAGGGAAAGGAGGCCGAAATCAGGAGTTAGCCTTGCATGTAGCCTTGGAACTGTATCAAGCCAAATCAAGCATTCCACAGGATCCCTTAACAGAGCATGAGATTGTTTTCCTTAGTGCTGGAACTGATGGACAAGATGGACCTACTGATGCTGCTGGGGCATTTGCTTACACTCAACTAGTTGAAAAAGCCTCCCATGAAGGGCTTAATGTAGAGGACTTTTTAAATAACAATGATTCGTTTACTTTCTTTACCAAGTTCAATAAAGGAGCCGATCTAATTGTGACAGGCCTGACA